A region from the Meiothermus sp. Pnk-1 genome encodes:
- a CDS encoding redox-sensing transcriptional repressor Rex codes for MAKVPSAAISRLVTYLRILEDLEAAGVNRTSSEQLAEEAQVTAFQVRKDLSYFGSYGTRGVGYTVQVLRRELRQILGLNRRWGLCIVGMGRIGQALADYPGFSSTFELKGFFDIDPAKHHLSFGGIPVQGMEELPRAVAERHIELGLIAVPGQMAQSVADQLVESGIRGILNFAPVVLEVPKDVAVENVDFLAGLSRLSFFALNPKWREEMVG; via the coding sequence ATGGCTAAGGTTCCTAGTGCTGCGATTTCGCGCTTGGTGACGTATTTGCGTATTCTGGAAGACCTGGAGGCGGCGGGCGTCAACCGCACCTCGAGCGAGCAGCTGGCCGAGGAAGCCCAGGTCACGGCTTTTCAGGTGCGTAAGGACCTCTCCTACTTCGGCAGCTACGGCACGCGAGGAGTGGGCTACACAGTCCAGGTTTTGCGCCGCGAGCTGCGCCAGATCCTGGGGCTCAACCGCCGCTGGGGGCTTTGCATCGTGGGCATGGGCCGCATCGGTCAGGCGCTGGCCGATTATCCCGGTTTTAGTTCGACCTTCGAACTCAAGGGATTTTTCGATATTGACCCGGCCAAGCACCACCTTAGCTTCGGCGGGATCCCGGTGCAGGGGATGGAAGAATTGCCGCGTGCCGTAGCCGAGCGCCACATTGAACTCGGCCTCATCGCCGTGCCGGGTCAAATGGCCCAGAGTGTGGCGGATCAGCTAGTAGAATCTGGCATCAGGGGGATCCTCAACTTCGCCCCGGTGGTGCTGGAGGTGCCCAAAGACGTGGCGGTGGAGAACGTAGACTTTCTGGCCGGTTTGTCGAGGTTGAGCTTTTTTGCCTTGAATCCCAAATGGCGAGAGGAGATGGTTGGATGA
- a CDS encoding polyprenyl synthetase family protein, giving the protein MSVKAVTSDLEPLLAPFEERLRELVYSDVEFIRLIEDDLVTAGGKRIRPRLAFLASRALGGVPYEMELALAVELLHSTALLHDDLVDDAETRRGHVAAFRKYGNAVSVLAGDYLLSRLLYLLSRTGRMELVYMFSEVARELAEGEVLQFQIAALGEYSWEAYERIITGKTASLMRLACEGAAVLGDAPEEWRRALADFGLFYGQAFQMRDDYLDLMGTPETLGKPVGGDVREGKLTAITLRLLDIYPQQTLEIVHRRGVNPEDIETLRKLAVASGADREVVRAIQERVERAIAALALLPPSPSREALEVLAKREASRLA; this is encoded by the coding sequence ATGAGTGTGAAGGCTGTCACCAGCGACCTCGAGCCCCTCCTGGCCCCATTCGAGGAGCGCCTGCGCGAGCTGGTGTACTCGGATGTGGAGTTTATCCGCCTGATCGAGGACGACCTGGTGACGGCAGGGGGCAAGCGGATTCGGCCCCGGCTCGCCTTCTTGGCCTCGCGTGCGCTTGGGGGGGTTCCCTACGAGATGGAATTGGCCCTGGCGGTGGAGCTGTTGCACTCTACGGCGCTTCTTCACGACGACCTGGTAGATGACGCCGAGACCCGCCGCGGTCACGTGGCTGCTTTTCGCAAGTACGGCAACGCCGTCTCGGTGCTGGCCGGAGATTATCTGCTCTCCAGGCTCCTGTATCTGCTTTCCAGGACTGGGCGGATGGAACTGGTGTACATGTTCTCCGAGGTGGCCCGCGAACTGGCCGAAGGAGAGGTGCTCCAGTTCCAGATCGCCGCCCTGGGCGAGTACTCTTGGGAGGCCTACGAACGCATCATCACCGGCAAGACCGCCTCGCTGATGCGCCTGGCCTGCGAGGGGGCGGCGGTGCTGGGCGATGCCCCGGAGGAGTGGCGGCGGGCCCTGGCGGACTTTGGCCTTTTCTATGGACAGGCTTTCCAGATGCGCGACGACTATCTAGACCTCATGGGGACGCCGGAAACTCTGGGCAAACCCGTCGGCGGCGATGTGCGTGAGGGTAAACTCACTGCCATCACCCTACGGTTGCTGGACATCTATCCGCAGCAGACCCTAGAGATCGTCCACCGCCGAGGGGTGAACCCCGAGGACATCGAGACCTTGCGCAAGCTGGCGGTGGCTTCGGGGGCCGATCGGGAGGTGGTGCGGGCCATCCAGGAGCGGGTAGAGCGAGCCATTGCTGCCCTTGCGCTGCTGCCGCCTAGCCCCAGCCGAGAAGCCCTCGAGGTCCTAGCCAAGCGGGAGGCCTCGCGCCTGGCCTGA
- a CDS encoding Glu/Leu/Phe/Val dehydrogenase: MLRNAYRPPGESGLWDHFLERLERTLRVSRIHPETVEYLTHPRRTVEVSLPVKMDDGKVSFFTGYRVVHNISKGTACGGVRYHPGVSMGQTAGLAALMTLKAAVYNLPFGGSAGGIIVNPRALSRRELERLSRRYASELVELIGPEEDVLGPDVGTDAQVMAWFMDTYSMNTGQTVPGVVTGKPATLGGTLVIDDAGGQGLVILLAELARRQGWPLQGATLALQGFGQVGQAVAMAAVRAGLKVVAVTTSRGGVYNPDGLDIAALAAWPLGQTGIEPPATLELGRSISNDELLALPVDYLVPAAIEMSIHAGNAAHVKAKVIVEGANGAVTPEAEAILRGRGIPVVPDILAGGGGLVASYLEWVQDLTMFFWEESEVRERLRESAVVALESVLERSERLGGDLRLGAYSVAVERVNEASRLRGVYP, translated from the coding sequence ATGCTGAGAAATGCTTACCGTCCCCCCGGTGAATCCGGGTTGTGGGATCACTTCCTGGAGCGCCTCGAGCGCACCCTGCGGGTGAGCCGGATCCACCCCGAGACCGTCGAGTACCTTACCCACCCCCGAAGAACCGTAGAGGTGTCCTTGCCGGTCAAGATGGACGATGGCAAGGTGAGCTTCTTCACCGGCTACCGGGTGGTCCACAACATCAGCAAGGGCACCGCTTGCGGCGGGGTGCGTTATCACCCCGGGGTCAGTATGGGGCAGACCGCGGGCTTGGCCGCCCTGATGACCCTCAAGGCGGCGGTGTACAACCTTCCCTTCGGTGGCTCGGCGGGAGGGATTATCGTGAACCCCCGTGCCCTCTCCCGCCGGGAGCTCGAGCGCCTCAGCCGGCGGTATGCCTCCGAGCTGGTCGAGCTGATCGGCCCGGAGGAGGACGTGCTGGGCCCCGATGTGGGTACCGACGCCCAGGTGATGGCCTGGTTCATGGATACCTATTCCATGAACACCGGTCAGACCGTGCCGGGAGTGGTCACCGGCAAGCCCGCCACCCTTGGGGGTACTTTGGTCATAGACGACGCCGGAGGGCAGGGGCTGGTGATTTTGCTCGCCGAGCTAGCCCGGCGCCAGGGCTGGCCACTTCAGGGGGCCACGCTGGCCCTCCAGGGGTTTGGACAGGTTGGCCAGGCTGTGGCGATGGCGGCGGTTCGGGCCGGGCTCAAGGTAGTGGCGGTCACTACTAGTCGGGGTGGCGTGTACAACCCAGATGGCCTCGATATAGCCGCGCTGGCCGCTTGGCCCCTAGGGCAAACCGGCATCGAGCCCCCCGCTACCCTGGAGCTAGGACGCTCCATCAGCAACGACGAACTCCTGGCCTTGCCGGTAGACTACTTGGTGCCGGCGGCTATAGAGATGAGCATTCATGCGGGGAATGCCGCCCACGTAAAGGCCAAGGTTATCGTCGAAGGGGCTAACGGGGCGGTCACCCCCGAGGCCGAAGCCATCCTGCGAGGACGGGGGATTCCCGTGGTGCCGGACATCCTGGCCGGAGGCGGTGGCCTGGTAGCCAGCTACTTGGAGTGGGTGCAGGACCTCACCATGTTCTTCTGGGAAGAGTCCGAGGTGCGCGAGCGTCTGCGCGAGTCGGCAGTGGTGGCCTTGGAGAGTGTTTTGGAGCGCAGCGAGAGGTTAGGCGGCGACCTGCGCTTGGGGGCGTACAGCGTCGCCGTCGAACGGGTAAACGAAGCCAGCCGCCTGCGGGGCGTGTACCCGTGA
- a CDS encoding Glu/Leu/Phe/Val dehydrogenase — MKSEPLSYLSSENIGPWEIYLEQVDRVTPYLGKLAVLVDHLKRPKRCLIVDVPIHLDDGSVAYFEGYRVHHNTARGPAKGGVRYHPDVTLSEVMALAAWMTIKNAAVNLPYGGGKGGIRVDPRKLSPAEIERLTRRYTSEIGIIIGPDKDIPAPDMGTGPREMAWMMDTYSMNVGRTAPGVVTGKPISVGGSLGRQDATGRGVFVTAAAAAEKIGLPVEGSRVVVQGFGNVGNAAARIFYDAGAKVVALSDVTGAVRNDAGIDPYDVLKWVSLHGGVRGYPKAEAIPSAELFEVPTEFLVPAALEKQITEHNAWKIQAKIIAEGANGPTTPAADDILNERGILVVPDVVANAGGVTVSYFEWVQDFNSYFWTEAEINQKLERIMRQAFEAIWQVAQDKKVSLRTAAYIVAATRVLEARALRGLYP, encoded by the coding sequence ATGAAGAGCGAACCCCTTTCCTATCTATCGAGCGAGAACATCGGCCCTTGGGAGATCTACCTCGAGCAGGTGGATCGGGTGACGCCCTACTTGGGCAAGCTGGCGGTGCTGGTGGACCACCTCAAGCGGCCCAAACGCTGCTTGATCGTGGACGTGCCCATCCACCTCGACGACGGCAGCGTAGCCTACTTTGAGGGCTACCGCGTACATCACAACACCGCGCGGGGCCCGGCTAAGGGTGGGGTGCGCTACCACCCCGACGTGACCCTCTCCGAGGTGATGGCCCTGGCGGCCTGGATGACCATCAAGAATGCGGCGGTGAACCTGCCCTATGGTGGGGGTAAGGGCGGGATCCGGGTGGACCCGCGCAAGCTTTCCCCTGCCGAAATCGAGCGCCTGACCCGGCGCTACACCTCTGAGATCGGCATCATCATCGGGCCTGATAAAGACATCCCGGCCCCCGACATGGGCACCGGGCCACGCGAGATGGCCTGGATGATGGACACCTACTCCATGAACGTGGGCCGCACTGCCCCCGGCGTGGTCACGGGCAAGCCGATCTCGGTAGGCGGTTCCCTGGGCCGCCAGGACGCCACGGGGCGCGGGGTGTTCGTAACCGCGGCCGCGGCGGCGGAGAAGATTGGACTGCCGGTGGAGGGGAGCCGGGTGGTGGTGCAGGGCTTCGGCAATGTAGGGAACGCGGCGGCCCGCATCTTCTACGACGCCGGGGCTAAGGTGGTGGCCCTCTCCGACGTGACCGGAGCGGTGCGCAACGATGCAGGAATCGATCCTTATGATGTGCTCAAGTGGGTCTCGCTACATGGGGGGGTGCGCGGCTACCCCAAGGCGGAAGCCATCCCAAGCGCCGAACTTTTCGAGGTGCCTACCGAATTCCTCGTCCCGGCGGCGCTCGAGAAGCAGATCACCGAACACAACGCTTGGAAGATTCAGGCCAAGATCATCGCCGAAGGGGCCAACGGCCCCACCACCCCGGCGGCTGATGACATCCTGAACGAACGCGGCATCCTGGTGGTGCCGGATGTAGTGGCCAACGCCGGTGGGGTCACGGTCTCGTACTTTGAGTGGGTGCAGGATTTCAACTCCTACTTCTGGACCGAGGCCGAGATCAACCAGAAGCTCGAGCGTATCATGCGCCAGGCCTTCGAGGCGATCTGGCAGGTGGCCCAAGACAAAAAGGTCTCGCTGCGCACCGCCGCCTATATCGTGGCGGCCACCCGGGTGCTGGAGGCTCGAGCGCTGCGCGGGCTCTACCCTTAA
- a CDS encoding GNAT family N-acetyltransferase — translation MVKDWPSCGRVLLKPFTEGLTEEEWRRFYECFRDPEIAEWNGSKPIKMPLWLFKRVVMGEVSRGDRVGYGILDERGEWLGTVELYEMSRSEATLGILIGAKDRWGKGYGTEAVRAVLEYAFTRLGLSRVKLKTFRHNLRAQRAFQKAGFRTVAVVPAGVRLGFNFGAPRLEDVLMEITREEWLAQEQQACEERERKL, via the coding sequence ATGGTCAAGGACTGGCCCTCCTGCGGCAGGGTGTTGCTCAAGCCCTTCACGGAGGGGCTCACCGAAGAGGAGTGGCGGCGTTTTTACGAGTGTTTTCGTGACCCGGAGATCGCCGAGTGGAACGGCAGCAAGCCGATCAAGATGCCCCTGTGGTTGTTCAAGCGGGTGGTGATGGGCGAAGTGAGCCGGGGGGATCGGGTCGGCTACGGCATCCTCGACGAGCGGGGGGAGTGGTTGGGCACCGTCGAGCTGTACGAGATGAGCCGCAGCGAGGCCACCTTGGGTATCCTGATCGGGGCCAAGGACCGCTGGGGGAAGGGGTACGGCACCGAGGCCGTGCGGGCGGTGCTCGAGTACGCCTTCACCCGGTTGGGCCTGAGCCGCGTCAAGCTCAAAACCTTCCGCCACAACCTGCGCGCCCAGCGCGCCTTCCAAAAAGCCGGCTTCCGTACCGTCGCGGTGGTTCCGGCAGGGGTACGGCTGGGCTTCAACTTTGGCGCCCCCCGCCTGGAGGACGTGCTGATGGAGATTACCCGCGAGGAGTGGCTGGCACAGGAGCAGCAGGCGTGTGAGGAGCGGGAGCGCAAGCTATGA
- a CDS encoding 2-hydroxyacid dehydrogenase, which yields MRPDSLVLLVPERAAKHLGTLPGSVEVVYVGQEGDLPPRALEAEFLVAGYSQSRIAELIPRLPRLRVVQTISAGVDWILPLIPRGVTLCNGSGVHDTPVAEWVVAALLALAKRFPDFRDLQREGLWKAQAVGDLEGSTVLILGYGSIGQAVEKRLEGFGVRLLRVARTPREGVYDLSALPHLLPQADSVVLLLPLTSETKGVVGRDFLDRMKPGALLVNAGRGGLVDTPALIEALTARRIRAALDVTDPEPLPEGHPLWALPEVFITPHIAGASPRLFERAYALVREQVRRYLAGEPLLNVVEHGY from the coding sequence ATGAGGCCGGATTCGCTGGTTTTGCTTGTGCCTGAGCGGGCGGCAAAGCACCTGGGAACCCTGCCCGGCTCGGTGGAGGTGGTGTATGTGGGCCAAGAGGGCGATCTGCCGCCCCGGGCGCTCGAGGCCGAGTTTTTGGTGGCCGGATATAGCCAAAGCCGGATTGCCGAGCTGATCCCCCGGCTGCCCCGGCTGCGGGTGGTTCAGACCATCTCGGCGGGGGTGGATTGGATTCTTCCGCTCATCCCCCGAGGCGTCACCCTCTGCAACGGCAGCGGGGTCCACGATACCCCGGTGGCGGAGTGGGTGGTGGCTGCGCTGCTGGCCCTTGCCAAGCGCTTCCCCGACTTCCGCGACTTGCAAAGGGAGGGCTTATGGAAAGCGCAGGCTGTGGGAGACCTGGAGGGCTCTACCGTGCTCATCCTCGGCTACGGCTCGATTGGGCAAGCGGTGGAAAAGCGTCTGGAAGGTTTTGGGGTGCGCCTGCTGCGCGTGGCCAGAACCCCCCGCGAGGGCGTCTATGACCTCTCGGCCCTCCCCCACCTACTCCCCCAAGCCGACAGCGTGGTGCTGTTATTGCCCCTCACCAGTGAGACCAAGGGCGTCGTGGGACGGGATTTCCTGGACCGGATGAAGCCGGGCGCCCTGCTCGTCAACGCCGGGCGGGGTGGGTTGGTGGATACCCCGGCCCTTATCGAAGCCCTCACCGCGCGGCGCATTCGGGCGGCCCTCGACGTGACCGACCCCGAACCGCTGCCGGAAGGCCACCCGCTATGGGCTTTGCCGGAGGTGTTCATTACCCCGCACATTGCCGGGGCCTCGCCCCGGCTTTTTGAGCGGGCCTACGCGCTGGTGCGGGAGCAAGTCCGGCGTTACCTGGCCGGGGAGCCGCTTTTGAACGTAGTTGAGCACGGGTACTGA
- the uvrC gene encoding excinuclease ABC subunit UvrC, with protein MRLADLPPLPEAPGVYQWWKGEEVIYVGKAKNLKARVGSYFHGEGKALAISSEADRLEFIVTRDEVEALLLEANLIKRHRPRYNVLMKDDKHYPFLKLTHEPYPMLLIVRRVEGDGARYWGPFPDGGAVRRIKRLIDRIFPIRKNSGFPLKKRRSPCLNYSMGRCMAPCIGQADPAAYREMVRQVEQVLDGKVGELLGDLEGKMRQAARNQDFERAAEIRDQIESLRSFFGTAQQAYDPELGDLDFLGLARAGRYAIVQLYQVRGGQMLGRNSRFIEGVDGASDQELLWAFLRDYYLEATPLPPLVLLPSEVEDMGALSQFLSSRAGRKVEVRVPQRGDKTRLLELAEKNARTALEAEMRLLERKGDHPGLAALKDVLGLSARPYRIEGYDISNLFGESPVASITVFEGGRPKKAEYRRMKIKTDSQSPDDYFAMEQAIYRRFTGSLSTSMAVPDLLLIDGGLGQVRAAQKGLERAGMHIPLVGLAKREETLILPNGKSIELPLTHPALQLLIFQRDETHNNGLQFHRKLRSQKALKSVFDDIPGIGPKRKEALLAQFSTLEELKAMDAERLAKLPGMDKRSAEAVLRALNQVG; from the coding sequence ATGCGCCTGGCGGATTTGCCCCCCTTGCCCGAGGCTCCGGGGGTTTACCAATGGTGGAAGGGAGAAGAGGTCATCTACGTGGGCAAGGCTAAAAACCTTAAAGCCCGGGTGGGCAGCTACTTCCACGGCGAGGGTAAAGCCCTTGCCATCTCGAGCGAGGCCGACCGTCTCGAGTTCATCGTCACCCGCGACGAGGTAGAAGCCCTCCTGCTCGAGGCCAACCTGATCAAGCGGCACCGCCCGCGCTACAACGTCCTGATGAAGGACGATAAGCACTACCCCTTCCTCAAGTTGACCCATGAACCCTATCCGATGCTGCTCATCGTACGCCGGGTGGAGGGCGACGGGGCCCGCTACTGGGGGCCTTTTCCCGATGGGGGGGCGGTGCGGCGGATCAAACGCCTCATCGACCGCATCTTTCCCATCCGCAAAAACTCTGGATTCCCCCTCAAAAAAAGGCGCTCCCCCTGTCTCAACTACTCGATGGGTCGCTGTATGGCCCCCTGCATCGGCCAGGCCGACCCGGCGGCCTACCGGGAGATGGTGCGGCAAGTCGAGCAGGTGCTAGACGGCAAGGTGGGCGAGCTGCTGGGGGACCTCGAGGGCAAGATGCGCCAAGCCGCCCGCAACCAGGACTTTGAACGGGCCGCCGAGATCCGCGATCAGATCGAGTCCTTGCGCTCATTCTTCGGCACCGCCCAGCAAGCCTACGACCCCGAGTTAGGCGACCTAGACTTTTTGGGGTTGGCCCGGGCCGGGCGCTACGCCATCGTGCAGCTTTACCAGGTGCGCGGTGGGCAGATGCTAGGCCGCAACAGCCGCTTCATCGAGGGCGTAGACGGGGCCAGCGACCAGGAACTTCTGTGGGCGTTTCTGCGCGACTACTACCTCGAGGCTACCCCTCTCCCCCCGCTGGTGCTGCTGCCCAGCGAGGTCGAGGACATGGGCGCTCTGTCACAGTTTCTCAGCAGCCGAGCGGGGAGAAAGGTCGAGGTGCGGGTTCCCCAGCGCGGCGACAAAACCCGGCTCCTGGAGCTGGCCGAGAAGAACGCCCGCACCGCCCTCGAGGCCGAGATGCGCCTGCTCGAGCGCAAGGGAGATCATCCCGGCCTGGCTGCCCTCAAGGACGTACTGGGCCTCTCCGCCCGGCCCTACCGCATCGAAGGGTACGACATCAGCAACCTCTTTGGAGAAAGCCCGGTGGCCTCGATCACGGTCTTCGAGGGGGGCCGGCCCAAAAAGGCCGAGTACCGGCGGATGAAGATCAAGACCGATTCGCAAAGCCCCGATGATTACTTCGCCATGGAACAAGCCATCTACCGGCGCTTTACCGGCTCGCTCTCGACGAGCATGGCCGTGCCGGACCTGCTGCTCATCGACGGGGGCTTGGGACAGGTGCGGGCCGCACAGAAGGGGCTCGAGCGGGCCGGAATGCATATCCCGCTGGTGGGCTTGGCCAAACGCGAGGAGACCCTGATCCTGCCCAACGGGAAATCCATCGAGCTCCCCCTCACCCACCCAGCCTTGCAACTGCTCATCTTTCAGCGCGACGAGACCCACAACAACGGCCTCCAGTTCCACCGCAAGCTAAGGAGCCAAAAAGCCCTCAAAAGCGTCTTCGACGACATCCCCGGCATCGGTCCCAAGCGCAAGGAAGCCTTGCTGGCGCAGTTCTCTACGCTCGAGGAACTCAAGGCGATGGACGCGGAGCGGCTGGCCAAGCTGCCGGGGATGGACAAGCGCAGCGCCGAGGCTGTACTGAGGGCGCTCAACCAGGTCGGATAA
- a CDS encoding NADH-quinone oxidoreductase subunit 15: MSVAHPTRHHHDEMLYKSWVQLLEWMREYAAEKGVRFEKESDFPDFIYRMERPYEVPTTIMVASLSDEAGEPFLIASVSPRHAEMKHIALRVPGAMLHWHAHWEDERGLVLGGKLPLDKAKLYRLADRAREARGLRS, from the coding sequence ATGAGTGTCGCTCACCCGACCCGCCATCACCACGACGAGATGCTGTATAAGTCTTGGGTTCAGCTGCTCGAGTGGATGCGCGAGTACGCTGCGGAGAAAGGCGTGCGCTTCGAGAAAGAGTCCGACTTTCCCGACTTCATCTACCGCATGGAGCGCCCGTATGAGGTGCCTACCACGATTATGGTGGCTTCCCTGTCAGACGAGGCTGGCGAACCGTTCTTGATCGCCTCGGTTTCCCCGCGCCATGCCGAGATGAAGCATATCGCGTTGCGGGTGCCGGGGGCGATGCTGCATTGGCACGCCCACTGGGAAGACGAACGCGGGCTGGTGTTGGGGGGGAAGCTCCCGCTCGACAAGGCTAAGCTGTACCGCTTGGCAGATCGGGCTCGCGAGGCCAGGGGGCTTCGTTCGTAA
- a CDS encoding cyclase family protein — protein MCAPYVMEQVRQALSRRGFLGMAAGLAATAAISARAQTQVQGRSFSHVADLTHVYGPDFPMFPGAAQMKIDLLVTVKNNGFYKNTLTLDEHTGTHMDAPAHFAEGGPTAELLPVSRFVAPLAVINIQAKAERDADAEVTPDDLLAWERRNGRLPAGAFVAMYSGWESRVGDPKRYINLDAAGVQHYPGFSPAAAEFLVREREVVGIGVDTLSLDFGASKDFKTHLTVLPAGKYGLENLANLGNVPPSGATIIVGGPKHKGASGGPARVMAVW, from the coding sequence ATGTGCGCACCTTACGTGATGGAGCAGGTGAGGCAAGCCCTCTCCAGGCGTGGCTTCTTGGGCATGGCAGCGGGCCTCGCTGCAACGGCGGCCATCTCGGCTCGAGCCCAGACCCAAGTGCAAGGGCGCAGTTTCAGCCACGTAGCCGACCTGACCCATGTCTACGGCCCGGACTTCCCGATGTTTCCCGGAGCCGCCCAGATGAAGATTGACCTCTTGGTAACCGTTAAAAACAACGGGTTTTACAAGAATACCCTCACCCTCGACGAGCACACCGGCACCCACATGGACGCCCCGGCCCACTTCGCCGAGGGAGGGCCCACTGCCGAGCTGCTACCGGTGAGCCGGTTCGTCGCCCCGTTGGCGGTGATCAACATCCAGGCCAAAGCCGAGCGCGACGCAGATGCCGAGGTAACCCCGGACGACCTTCTAGCCTGGGAGCGCCGGAACGGACGGCTGCCGGCTGGGGCCTTCGTGGCCATGTACTCCGGCTGGGAATCCCGGGTGGGCGATCCCAAGCGCTATATCAACCTGGATGCTGCCGGCGTGCAGCACTATCCCGGTTTCAGCCCTGCTGCAGCGGAATTCCTGGTGCGGGAGCGGGAAGTCGTGGGCATTGGAGTAGATACCCTTTCCCTGGATTTCGGGGCTTCCAAGGATTTCAAAACCCATCTCACGGTGCTCCCGGCTGGCAAATACGGCCTGGAGAACCTGGCCAATCTGGGCAATGTCCCTCCCAGCGGGGCTACCATCATCGTAGGCGGACCTAAACACAAAGGGGCTTCGGGTGGGCCCGCGCGGGTGATGGCCGTCTGGTAA
- a CDS encoding disulfide oxidoreductase, translated as MTAEQSSNTARNNLLLAFAWLVALVATLGSLYYSEIRLFLPCELCWYQRIFMYPLAVILGIAAWRGDYNVRLYALPLAGIGWLVSLRHNLEQRFPDHFPAACKGPISCTNEYIPSFPIPLQAFIAFTLIILALLLIRSPKR; from the coding sequence ATGACCGCGGAGCAATCCTCCAACACGGCGCGCAATAACCTGCTACTGGCCTTCGCTTGGCTGGTAGCTTTAGTCGCTACCTTGGGAAGCCTGTACTATTCAGAAATCCGCCTCTTCTTGCCCTGCGAACTCTGCTGGTACCAGCGCATCTTCATGTACCCGCTGGCGGTGATCTTGGGCATCGCCGCCTGGCGGGGCGACTACAACGTGCGCCTGTACGCCTTGCCGCTTGCGGGGATCGGCTGGCTGGTGAGCCTGCGCCACAACCTCGAGCAGCGCTTCCCCGACCATTTCCCCGCCGCCTGCAAGGGCCCCATCTCCTGCACCAATGAGTACATCCCTAGCTTTCCCATTCCCTTGCAAGCCTTTATCGCCTTTACCCTCATCATCTTGGCCCTATTGCTGATCCGCAGCCCGAAGCGATAA
- the ftsY gene encoding signal recognition particle-docking protein FtsY has product MSWLQRLREGLSKTRENIAKSVPWNRDPEEVLEELEYALISADVGVEATQEVIEEVRASGKKDLREALKQALVVQLEPDLLRAKLRKVGLFNRGNIQKTTIEPAGKVILMVGVNGVGKTTTIAKLGQYYQSRGKKVMFCAGDTFRAAGGAQLGIWGDRLGVPVIQGPEGSDPAALAYDAAMARKARGMDLLLVDTAGRLHTKHNLMEELVKVKRSIAKADPGEPGEVWLVLDAVTGQNGLEQAKRFNEAVGLTGVIVTKLDGTAKGGVLVSIVRELGVPIKFIGVGEAASDLQPFDSGEFVEALLG; this is encoded by the coding sequence ATGAGCTGGTTGCAACGGCTTCGCGAGGGCCTCAGCAAAACCCGCGAGAATATTGCCAAATCGGTCCCCTGGAACCGCGACCCCGAGGAGGTGCTGGAGGAGCTCGAGTATGCTCTGATCTCCGCCGACGTGGGGGTGGAGGCCACTCAGGAGGTCATCGAGGAGGTGCGCGCTTCGGGCAAGAAAGACTTGCGCGAAGCCCTGAAGCAAGCCCTGGTGGTACAGCTCGAGCCCGACTTGCTGCGGGCCAAGCTGCGCAAGGTGGGGCTTTTCAACCGGGGAAACATCCAGAAGACTACCATCGAACCCGCGGGAAAGGTGATCCTGATGGTGGGGGTGAACGGCGTGGGCAAGACCACCACCATCGCCAAGCTGGGGCAGTACTACCAAAGCCGTGGCAAAAAGGTGATGTTCTGCGCCGGGGACACCTTCCGGGCAGCAGGGGGGGCGCAGCTTGGCATCTGGGGGGATCGCCTCGGGGTCCCGGTAATCCAGGGGCCAGAGGGCTCCGACCCCGCCGCCTTGGCCTACGACGCGGCCATGGCCCGCAAAGCCCGGGGAATGGACCTCCTGCTGGTAGATACCGCCGGGCGGCTCCACACCAAGCACAACCTGATGGAAGAGCTGGTCAAGGTCAAGCGTTCCATCGCCAAGGCCGACCCTGGTGAGCCCGGTGAGGTCTGGCTGGTGCTGGATGCGGTAACCGGACAAAACGGGCTCGAGCAGGCCAAGCGATTCAATGAGGCGGTAGGGCTTACCGGGGTCATCGTCACCAAGCTGGATGGCACCGCCAAGGGCGGGGTATTGGTGTCCATCGTGCGCGAGCTGGGCGTTCCCATCAAGTTCATCGGGGTGGGCGAGGCCGCCAGCGACCTTCAGCCCTTCGACTCGGGGGAGTTCGTCGAGGCGCTCTTGGGCTGA